The Candidatus Binatia bacterium genome has a segment encoding these proteins:
- a CDS encoding nucleotidyltransferase family protein, giving the protein MAAADRPFLSGIILAAGASIRMGRPKQLLPLGDRCLLQHVLDAAVASRLDEIVLVLGVQAKEVREAIRLPDERSIRVVVNPDYAQGQSSSLRLGLRSASPQSVAAGILLGDQPRITRQLIDRMAEAFLAAESAIVRPLYAGASGRAVPGHPVFLARRIWLAAEQLEGDEGARVLMSAHPEWVTEIPVDGEPPGDIDTQGEYERAVDTVRGETIRASGQIEPGRR; this is encoded by the coding sequence ATGGCCGCAGCTGACCGCCCCTTTCTTTCCGGCATCATTCTCGCGGCCGGTGCGTCCATACGGATGGGTCGCCCGAAACAGCTGTTGCCGCTGGGGGACCGATGCCTGTTGCAGCACGTGCTCGATGCCGCCGTTGCTTCCCGTCTCGACGAGATCGTCCTCGTGTTGGGGGTTCAAGCGAAGGAGGTCAGAGAGGCCATCCGGCTGCCTGACGAGCGTTCCATCCGCGTGGTGGTGAACCCCGATTATGCACAGGGTCAAAGCTCCTCGCTGCGCCTGGGGCTGCGCTCGGCCAGTCCGCAGTCGGTGGCGGCAGGCATCCTTCTCGGTGACCAGCCTCGGATCACCCGGCAGCTGATCGACCGCATGGCGGAAGCCTTCCTGGCTGCCGAGTCAGCAATCGTACGGCCGCTGTACGCCGGCGCCAGTGGCCGCGCCGTCCCGGGGCATCCCGTGTTCCTTGCCCGCCGGATTTGGCTAGCGGCCGAGCAGCTGGAGGGGGACGAGGGGGCACGGGTCCTGATGTCAGCTCACCCCGAATGGGTTACGGAGATCCCGGTGGACGGCGAGCCCCCCGGCGACATTGACACCCAGGGGGAGTACGAGCGAGCCGTTGACACTGTGCGGGGCGAGACGATAAGGGCGTCGGGACAGATTGAACCAGGACGACGTTGA